The Synechococcus sp. CC9605 sequence TGCATGGCATTGATCGCGATGGTGGCGCTGCCGTTGGTGCTGTTCTTGTAGCCGATCGGCATCGACAGCCCTGAGGCCATTTCGCGGTGGGTCTGACTTTCCGTCGTCCTGGCGCCAATCGCAGTCCAGCTGATCAAATCAGCGATGTACTGGGGAACCACGGGATCGAGCAGTTCCGTTGCAGCAGGCATCCCCTCCCGGGCGAGATCCAACAGCAGTCCTCGGGCTCGCCGCAGACCGGTGTTGATGTCGTAGGAGTTATCGAGGTGGGGGTCATTGATAAGTCCCTTCCAACCAACCGTGGTGCGCGGCTTCTCGAAATACACCCGCATCACCACCTCGAGCTGATCCTTCAAGCGCTCGCGGATCGGAGCCAGGCGCTGGGCGTACTCCCGGGCAGCTTTGACGTCGTGAACAGAGCAAGGGCCCACCACCACCAGCAAGCGCTGATCACGGCCACTGAGAAAGTCTTGAATGCGTCGGCGAGCTGACGCCACGGTCTCGAGCGCCGCCGCGTCCATGGGCAGTTCCTGATGCAACACAGCAGGGGCCACCAGGGGACGTGTCTCCACCACATGCAAATCGGAGGTGGTGGCCATGACTGGACGCGAGACTCCGACCAAGGCTACGCACCCCGCTCACTGGCAACAGACACGGTCCGGAAGAATGGTGGTCATCCCTGCACAGAGAACTCCATGCTGAGCGCTTACCGCGAGCTGGCCGCCGCCCGGGAAGCCCAGGGCGTTCCCGCTCTTCCGCTCAACGCCGAGCAGACCCAGGGACTGACCGAGCTGCTGCAGAACCCTCCCGCCGGCGAGGAGGAGTTCCTGGTGCACCTACTCAGCGAACGGATCCCCCCTGGTGTGGATGAAGCGGCTTATGTGAAAGCCACCTGGCTCAGTGCCGTGGCTCAGGGAGACGCCAAGAGCCCCCTGGTCTCACCACTGGACGCCACCCGCCTGCTGGGAACGATGGTGGGGGGATACAACGTCGCCGCCCTGATCGAGCTGCTAAAGCACTCCGACGCTGCGCTGGCGGGCTGTGCTGCTGAGGAACTCAGCCGAACGCTGCTCGTGTACGACGCGTTCAACGAAGTGATGGATCTGGCGGCGGACAACCGCTTTGCCAAGCAGGTTGTGGACAGCTGGGCCGCGGCCGAGTGGTTCACCGCCAAGCCCGAACTTTCCAACAGCATCACCGTGACGGTGTTCAAGGTTGAAGGCGAAACCAACACGGACGATCTGTCGCCGGCCACCCATGCCACTACCCGGCCGGACATCCCCGTCCATGCCCTAGCGATGCTCGAGACCAGGGACCCAGAGGGCCTGAAGACCATCGCAAGCCTGAAGGAGAAAGGCCATCCCGTGGCCTACGTCGGTGATGTGGTGGGAACCGGCAGCTCCCGCAAGAGCGCCATCAATTCGGTGCTCTGGCACACCGGCAATGACATTCCCCATGTGCCCAACAAACGGGCAGGCGGCGTGATCCTTGGCGGCAAGATCGCCCCGATCTTTTTCAACACCGCTGAAGACTCGGGTGCTCTGCCGATCGAATGCAATGTCACCGACCTGAACACCGGGGATGTGATCACCATTCGCCCCCACGCCGGCACGATCGAACGGGACGGCAAGGTGGTGAGTCGGTTCGAGCTGAAGCCCACCACGATCAGCGACGAGGTGCGGGCTGGCGGTCGCATCCCCCTGATGATCGGCCGCGCCCTCACCGACAAGGTGCGCGCCAAGCTTGGCCTCAGCCCTTCGGATCTGTTCATCCGCCCCTCAGCGCCGGCAGACACCGGCAAGGGTTTCACCCTGGCGCAGAAGATGGTGGGCAAGGCCTGCGGTCTCGCTGGCGTCCGACCCGGCACCAGCTGCGAACCGTTGATGACCACCGTCGGCTCCCAGGACACCACCGGCCCGATGACGCGGGACGAAATGAAGGAACTGGCCTGCCTGGGCTTCTCCTCCGACCTGGTGATGCAGAGCTTCTGTCACACCGCCGCTTATCCGAAGCCGGTGGATCTGCAGACCCAGAACGAACTGCCCGACTTCTTCGCCCA is a genomic window containing:
- the acnB gene encoding bifunctional aconitate hydratase 2/2-methylisocitrate dehydratase, whose amino-acid sequence is MLSAYRELAAAREAQGVPALPLNAEQTQGLTELLQNPPAGEEEFLVHLLSERIPPGVDEAAYVKATWLSAVAQGDAKSPLVSPLDATRLLGTMVGGYNVAALIELLKHSDAALAGCAAEELSRTLLVYDAFNEVMDLAADNRFAKQVVDSWAAAEWFTAKPELSNSITVTVFKVEGETNTDDLSPATHATTRPDIPVHALAMLETRDPEGLKTIASLKEKGHPVAYVGDVVGTGSSRKSAINSVLWHTGNDIPHVPNKRAGGVILGGKIAPIFFNTAEDSGALPIECNVTDLNTGDVITIRPHAGTIERDGKVVSRFELKPTTISDEVRAGGRIPLMIGRALTDKVRAKLGLSPSDLFIRPSAPADTGKGFTLAQKMVGKACGLAGVRPGTSCEPLMTTVGSQDTTGPMTRDEMKELACLGFSSDLVMQSFCHTAAYPKPVDLQTQNELPDFFAQRGGVALRPGDGIIHSWLNRMLLPDTVGTGGDSHTRFPLGISFPGGSGVVAFAAAIGAMPLDMPESVLVRFSGSLQPGVTLRDVVNAIPWVAIQRGLLTVEKANKKNLFNGRIMEIEGLPDLKLEQAFELTDASAERSCAGCTIKLSEDTVSEYLRSNVALLKNMIARGYSDARTLARRIKEMEAWLANPQLMSADADAEYAEVLEINLDELTEPVVACPNDPDNVKLLSEVAGDPVQEVFIGSCMTNIGHYRAAAKVLEGAGQNTARLWVCPPTRMDEETLKEEGYYATFEAAGSRMEMPGCSLCMGNQARVEDNTTVFSTSTRNFNNRLGKGAQVYLGSAELAAVCAQLGRIPTPEEYRSIAAEKIDPLSDELYRYLNFDQISGFEDQGRVVSADDEATVLAQA
- a CDS encoding 3-deoxy-7-phosphoheptulonate synthase, with amino-acid sequence MATTSDLHVVETRPLVAPAVLHQELPMDAAALETVASARRRIQDFLSGRDQRLLVVVGPCSVHDVKAAREYAQRLAPIRERLKDQLEVVMRVYFEKPRTTVGWKGLINDPHLDNSYDINTGLRRARGLLLDLAREGMPAATELLDPVVPQYIADLISWTAIGARTTESQTHREMASGLSMPIGYKNSTNGSATIAINAMQAAGKPHHFLGINRDGHASIVSTTGNPYGHLVLRGGSQGSNYHLEAVQEAAAELSQAGLQDRLMVDCSHANSNKDFRRQADVLASVAEQLRGGSNHVMGVMIESHLVEGNQKLNADLTQLTYGQSVTDACISLETTETLLEDLAAAVASRKQTVTA